A region from the Brassica napus cultivar Da-Ae chromosome C8, Da-Ae, whole genome shotgun sequence genome encodes:
- the LOC106419841 gene encoding uncharacterized protein LOC106419841: MALSQWKEAILEGIFTEIEQGLVEEKNLERLENLVEILHKEGSKVPQSVKESYCQVAVECTARCLTNERDAKEAYTEAIRSIWLRRVMPLCDKVSCLVTRDLLNSCKRLWRAHGDDKAREALMDETTREKALASLRKVVSELHPNIDCAYGERDESEETSKETGETEPMEEDEGRLSDIEEEGACGELEAASPPRRMKTISSAVVAKALEELRASKIDLMNALAEAGGPSNWKVASTTQQENVVAGPPAANKPSLMERRATAQTCEWEDSIDDDSDGENGEADNEPRGKRIVVSPWKRNLVGGRRPKIPWSTAETLAVMKGYEKYGANWKRIKDECDILVRRTNGDIKDKHRVEMRRLERHPLSRN, encoded by the exons ATGGCATTATCACAGTGGAAGGAAGCTATCCTCGAAGGAATTTTCACGGAGATCGAGCAAGGACTCGTGGAGGAGAAGAATCTCGAACGGTTAGAGAATCTAGTGGAGATTCTCCACAAAGAAGGCTCTAAAGTCCCCCAATCAGTGAAGGAATCGTACTGTCAAGTCGCCGTAGAATGTACAGCGAGGTGTCTCACCAACGAGAGAGACGCAAAAGAGGCTTACACTGAAGCAATCAGATCGATTTGGCTCCGTCGGGTTATGCCGTTATGCGATAAGGTCAGTTGCTTGGTTACTCGTGACCTCTTGAACAGCTGTAAAAGATTATGGAGGGCTCATGGTGACGATAAGGCTCGTGAGGCCTTGATGGATGAGACTACGAGAGAGAAAGCTTTGGCTTCTTTGAGGAAAGTTGTTTCTGAGCTGCACCCTAACATTGATTGTGCctatggtgagagagatgaATCTGAAGAGACTAGTAAAGAAACAGGAGAGACAGAGCCAATGGAGGAAGACGAAG gGAGACTCTCAGATATTGAAGAGGAAGGAGCTTGTGGTGAGTTAGAAGCTGCATCTCCGCCACGGAGGATGAAGACCATTTCCTCTGCAGTTGTTGCCAAGGCGCTTGAAGAGCTTAGAGCTTCTAAAATCGACCTGATGAATGCCTTGGCAGAAGCAGGAGGACCTTCAAATTGGAAGGTTGCTTCGACTACACAACAAGAGAATGTTGTTGCTGGTCCTCCTGCAGCAAACAAGCCTAGCTTGATGGAGAGAAGAGCCACAGCACAGACTTGTGAG TGGGAAGACTCAATTGATGATGATTCAGATGGAGAAAATGGTGAAGCGGATAATGAACCAAGAGGTAAAAGGATTGTGGTGTCTCCTTGGAAAAGAAACCTTGTTGGTGGTAGAAGGCCGAAGATTCCTTGGAGTACTGCAGAAACGCTGGCCGTTATGAAAGGCTATGAGAA GTATGGTGCAAACTGGAAGCGGATCAAAGATGAGTGTGATATTCTAGTGCGCAGAACTAAT GGTGATATTAAAGATAAACATCGAGTTGAGATGAGGCGTCTAGAGCGCCATCCTTTGAGTAG GAACTGA
- the LOC125591361 gene encoding nardilysin-like isoform X1 yields MIPLSLNTRLLSLAIVLWLCLQIFIEALCHGNLSEDEAVNISRIFKNSLTTEPLPVKSRHREQITCFPLSAKLVRVVNVKNKSETNSVVELYYQIEPEEAQSTKMKAMLDLFHEIIEEPLFNQLRTKEQLGYVECGPRLTYRVHGFCFCVQSSKYGPVHLFGRIDNFIKDIEGLLEQLDEESFGNYRSGVIARLLEKDPSLLSETNELWSQIVDKRYMFVYSHKEAEELRSIEKKDVISWYTTYFRESSPKCRRLAVRVWGCDTNMKETQTDPKSVQQVIADAVAFKSTSQLYPSLC; encoded by the exons ATGATTCCCCTTTCACTTAATACAAGACTACTTTCTCTAGCGATTGTTCTCTGGTTATGTTTGCAGATATTTATTGAAGCTCTATGTCATGGTAATTTGTCGGAAGACGAAGCAGTAAACATATCACGCATATTCAAAAACAGTTTGACAACTGAACCGCTCCCAGTCAAATCTAGACACAGAGAGCAGATAACGTGTTTCCCTCTGAGTGCCAAACTTGTAAGAGTTGTCAACGTGAAGAACAAATCTGAAACAAACTCAGTAGTCGAG CTTTACTATCAAATCGAACCCGAGGAAGCTCAGTCAACAAAAATGAAAGCTATGCTGGATCTATTTCACGAAATCATAGAAGAGCCATTGTTCAATCAGTTAAG GACAAAGGAGCAGCTTGGTTATGTTGAGTGCGGCCCTCGCTTAACTTATCGTGTCCACGGTTTCTGTTTCTGTGTTCAATCTTCAAAGTACGGTCCAGTTCATTTATTCGGGAGAATCGACAATTTCATAAAAGACATCGAAGGGCTTCTG GAACAACTCGATGAAGAGTCCTTTGGAAATTATAGAAGCGGTGTGATTGCTAGATTGCTGGAAAAGGATCCCTCTCTCTTGTCTGAAACAAACGAGTTATGGAGTCAGATTGTCGACAAAAG GTACATGTTTGTTTACTCccacaaagaagcagaagagcTAAGAAGCATAGAGAAGAAAGATGTGATCAGCTGGTACACAACTTACTTCAGAGAATCATCACCCAAATGTCGTAGGCTTGCAGTTAGGGTATGGGGATGCGATACCAATATGAAAGAAACTCAAACAGATCCTAAGTCAGTGCAGCAAGTCATCGCAGACGCTGTGGCGTTCAAGTCAACCTCTCAGTTATACCCAAGCCTCTGCTAG
- the LOC125591361 gene encoding nardilysin-like isoform X2, giving the protein MKAMLDLFHEIIEEPLFNQLRTKEQLGYVECGPRLTYRVHGFCFCVQSSKYGPVHLFGRIDNFIKDIEGLLEQLDEESFGNYRSGVIARLLEKDPSLLSETNELWSQIVDKRYMFVYSHKEAEELRSIEKKDVISWYTTYFRESSPKCRRLAVRVWGCDTNMKETQTDPKSVQQVIADAVAFKSTSQLYPSLC; this is encoded by the exons ATGAAAGCTATGCTGGATCTATTTCACGAAATCATAGAAGAGCCATTGTTCAATCAGTTAAG GACAAAGGAGCAGCTTGGTTATGTTGAGTGCGGCCCTCGCTTAACTTATCGTGTCCACGGTTTCTGTTTCTGTGTTCAATCTTCAAAGTACGGTCCAGTTCATTTATTCGGGAGAATCGACAATTTCATAAAAGACATCGAAGGGCTTCTG GAACAACTCGATGAAGAGTCCTTTGGAAATTATAGAAGCGGTGTGATTGCTAGATTGCTGGAAAAGGATCCCTCTCTCTTGTCTGAAACAAACGAGTTATGGAGTCAGATTGTCGACAAAAG GTACATGTTTGTTTACTCccacaaagaagcagaagagcTAAGAAGCATAGAGAAGAAAGATGTGATCAGCTGGTACACAACTTACTTCAGAGAATCATCACCCAAATGTCGTAGGCTTGCAGTTAGGGTATGGGGATGCGATACCAATATGAAAGAAACTCAAACAGATCCTAAGTCAGTGCAGCAAGTCATCGCAGACGCTGTGGCGTTCAAGTCAACCTCTCAGTTATACCCAAGCCTCTGCTAG
- the BNAA09G49660D gene encoding UDP-xylose transporter 3, translating to MSEGQKFQLGTIGALSLSVVSSVSIVICNKALISTLGFTFATTLTSWHLLVTFCSLHVALWMKMFEHKPFDPRAVMGFGILNGISIGLLNLSLGFNSVGFYQMTKLAIIPCTVLLETLFFRKKFSRKIQFSLTILLLGVGIATVTDLQLNMLGSVLSLLAVITTCVAQIMTNTIQKKFKVSSTQLLYQSCPYQAITLFVTGPFLDGLLTNQNVFAFKYTSQVVFFIVLSCMISVSVNFSTFLVIGKTSPVTYQVLGHLKTCLVLAFGYVLLKDPFNWRNILGIMVAVIGMVVYSYFCSVETQQKASETSTQLPQMKEGEKDPLIAAENGSGVLSDGGAGVQKTTAPVWNSNKDFQA from the exons ATGAGCGAGGGGCAGAAGTTCCAGCTAGGAACAATCGGCGCTTTGAGTCTGTCCGTTGTGTCGTCTGTGTCGATCGTGATCTGTAACAAGGCCCTCATTAGCACCCTTGGCTTCACCTTCG CGACTACTTTGACAAGTTGGCATCTATTGGTCACGTTTTGTTCACTTCATGTGGCACTATGGATGAAGATGTTTGAACACAAGCCTTTTGATCCACGAGCTGTGATGGGATTTGGCATATTGAATGGGATATCCATTGGACTATTGAACCTCAGCCTGGGCTTTAATTCCGTTGGTTTCTACCAG ATGACAAAACTAGCAATCATCCCCTGTACTGTTCTCTTGGAGACTCTCTTCTTCAGGAAAAAGTTCAG TCGAAAAATTCAGTTTTCATTAACCATCCTTCTCCTTGGTGTTGGAATTGCAACCGTCACAGATCTTCAGCTTAATATGCTGGGTTCTGTCTTGTCGCTGCTGGCTGTTATCACGACTTGTGTTGCTCAAATT ATGACAAATACCATCCAGAAGAAGTTCAAAGTTTCATCCACGCAGCTTCTTTATCAGTCTTGCCCTTATCAAGCAATCACACTTTTCGTCACTGGACCATTTTTAGATGGGCTCCTAACCAACCAAAACGTGTTTGCTTTCAAGTACACTTCTCAAGTTGTG TTTTTCATCGTCCTGTCCTGCATGATATCAGTCTCTGTAAACTTCAGCACTTTTCTGGTCATTGGGAAAACGTCTCCGGTCACATATCAGGTTCTGGGACATCTGAAAACATGCCTGGTTCTAGCATTTGGATACGTGTTGCTGAAGGACCCATTCAACTGGCGCAACATTCTTGGTATTATGGTGGCTGTGATAGGAATGGTTGTTTATTCCTATTTCTGCTCGGTTGAGACTCAGCAGAAGGCAAGTGAAACATCAACCCAATTGCCTCAG ATGAAAGAGGGCGAGAAGGATCCGTTAATAGCAGCTGAAAATGGAAGCGGAGTGTTATCAGATGGTGGTGCGGGTGTGCAAAAGACGACAGCTCCTGTATGGAACTCAAATAAAGATTTTCAAGCCTAA